In one Buteo buteo chromosome 10, bButBut1.hap1.1, whole genome shotgun sequence genomic region, the following are encoded:
- the FASLG gene encoding tumor necrosis factor ligand superfamily member 6, with amino-acid sequence MQAHKGRAGSSPRAQSGTAPAVFGCHMEDHAKHVQPIPLAAMQQNLNYVYPQIFWVDSCANPSTSCPPAPPAAPFPPPVPDRRTKPRNNRERRSVGFLVISLLILVALTGVGLSMFQIFHLEKELAELRESASTEHIPPALEKLIGQKEQSMIKEARNAAHLTGNPVQQDLPLEWEPISGHAFTDGIQYRDQGLVINETGLYFVYSNVLFRGSVCSSQVLTHIVYKKNPASPGSHVLMEDKGINYCTSQKTWARKSYLGALFKLRKMDSLHVNVSKIALVNFEESKTFFGLFKL; translated from the exons ATGCAGGCACATAAAGGCAGAGCTGGGTCTTCCCCCAGGGCTCAGTCTGGGACAGCCCCAGCAGTTTTTGGCTGCCATATGGAAGATCATGCTAAGCACGTCCAGCCCATCCCGCTCGCGGCCATGCAGCAGAACTTGAACTACGTGTACCCCCAGATCTTTTGGGTGGACAGCTGTGCCAACCCCAGTACTTCCTGCCCCCCTGCACCTCCCGCTGCTCCTTTTCCACCACCAGTACCTGACCGGAGGACAAAACCAAGGAAcaacagggaaaggaggagcgTTGGCTTCCTGGTGATCTCCTTGCTGATCCTGGTGGCCCTTACTGGAGTGGGGCTGAGCATGTTTCAGATTTTCCACCTGGAGAAGGAACTGGCTGAACTCAGAGAG TCTGCCAGTACTGAACACATCCCTCCAGCTTTGGAGAAACTCATAG GGCAGAAGGAGCAGTCAATGATAAAGGAAGCAAGGAACGCAGCACACTTAACAG GGAACCCAGTCCAGCAGGACCTCCCTCTGGAGTGGGAACCCATCTCTGGCCACGCCTTCACCGATGGCATTCAGTACCGCGATCAGGGCCTCGTCATAAATGAGACTGGCCTGTACTTCGTATACTCCAACGTGCTCTTCCGGGGCAGTGTCTGCAGCAGCCAGGTGTTGACCCACATTGTCTACAAGAAAAACCCAGCCTCGCCAGGCAGCCACGTGCTGATGGAGGACAAAGGCATCAACTACTGTACGAGTCAGAAAACATGGGCCCGGAAAAGCTACCTGGGGGCTTTATTCAAGCTCAGGAAGATGGACAGTTTGCATGTCAATGTCTCCAAAATTGCTCTGGTTAATTTTGAGGAATCCAAGACATTCTTTGGCTTATTTAAGCTTTGA
- the SUCO gene encoding SUN domain-containing ossification factor isoform X4: protein MQFHSAIENSHADIPVVSSSEAEQSEPDCDIGATLEADPQSEASSFISPPESLAGQHIENISSSHGKGKKTKSEFESKVSAAEKGADEQKSALNASENLKREKDYKKTGEIDPTSVITPKDPGDIPTFDEWKKKVMEVEKEKSQSMHPSAVGGQHSTKKVQKNRNNYASVECGAKILAANPEAKSTSAILMENMDLYMLNPCSTKIWFVIELCEPVQVKQLDIANHELFSSTPKDFLVSISDRYPTNKWIKLGTFHARDERNVQSFPLDEQMYAKYVKMFIKYIKVELISHFGSEHFCPLSLIRVFGTSMVEEYEEIADSQYQSERQELFDEDYDYLLDYNTGEEKSSKNLLGSATNAILSMVNIAANMLGAKTEELSEAEAGNKSVSENVTATPATSTAAPRLPEPTPVPSPELVTTDIPQIDKEQLIVDLTKESPIVQLVQEYEEDTSQSTVTLLPSDDQEEEALAWFELETEKYCYDMATVCCISTFSEYLFKWCSIAVAMHRQRSKTEGKQGQGYSADVQQPQAVLTESIHTSIDEPLPEQLDSKVERPSGSAVAVDFSSVVHEMSNETTDSIELEPSHPQTVSQSLLLEVTSEVKPLPTTDMVLEPAKEDADLVAPRATPQVDIPEISAETEKAESSVAEENYVASETSAATEVKDMSTRETIATPVILKPAETVLQPEYTVGMLGSDAGEGKESTPEVQKPVLPPVESSVSAETKEDDQASEEALMAIPVTGGPQRTATDFYAELQNSTDLGYANGNLVHGSNQKESVFMRLNNRIKALEVNMSLSSRYLEELSQRYRKQMEEMQKAFNKTIIKLQNTSRIAEEQDQRQTEAIQLLQAQLTNMTQLVSNLSTTVAELKCEVSDRQTYLVISLVLCVILGLVLCVQRCRSTSQFCEDYLSKIPKSNHYPSPKRCFSSYDDMNLKRRTSLPLVRSQSFQLAGKEVDPEDLYIVEPLKFSPEKKKKRCKYKSEKIETIKPATEPLHPIANGEIKGRKPFTNQRDFSNIGEVYHSSYKGPPSEGSSETSSQSEESYFCGISACTSLCNGQTQKTKTEKRAIKRRRSKVSDQGKLIKTLIQTKSGSMPSLHDIIKGNKDITVGTLGVTAVSGHI, encoded by the exons AAAGACTataagaaaacaggagaaattgACCCTACATCGGTGATAACTCCAAAGGACCCTGGAGACATTCCAACATTTGATGAATGGAAGAAGAAAGTTATGgaagtggagaaagaaaaga GTCAGTCAATGCACCCTTCTGCTGTTGGTGGGCAGCATTCCACAAAAAAAGtccagaaaaatagaaataactaTGCCTCTGTGGAGTGTGGTGCCAAAATTTTGGCAGCGAATCCAGAAGCAAAG AGCACTTCAGCTATTTTGATGGAAAACATGGACCTTTATATGCTAAATCCTTGCAGTACTAAAATCTG GTTTGTTATTGAGCTCTGTGAACCAGTCCAAGTAAAGCAGCTTGACATTGCAAATCATGAATTATTCTCTTCCACTCCTAAAGACTTTCTGGTGTCTATTAGTGACAG GTATCCAACAAACAAATGGATTAAATTAGGTACTTTCCATGCCAGAGATGAGAGGAATGTCCAAAGTTTTCCTCTGGATGAACAGATGTATGCAAAATATGTTAAG ATGTTCATCAAGTACATAAAG GTGGAGTTGATATCGCACTTTGGATCAGaacatttttgtcctttaagTCTTATAAG GGTATTTGGTACTAGTATGGTTGAAGAGTATGAAGAAATAGCTGATTCTCAGTATCAGTCTGAACGACAGGAGCTCTTTGATGAAGATTATG ATTATCTATTGGATTACAatacaggggaagaaaaatcttcaaaaaatcTCCTTGGTTCTGCTACAA atgcTATCCTAAGTATGGTGAATATTGCTGCTAATATGCTCGGAGCCAAAACTGAAGAGTTGTCTGAAGCTGAag cagGGAACAAAAGTGTGTCTGAAAATGTCACTGCCACCCCTGCAACTTCAACAGCTGCACCAAGACTGCCTGAACCAACTCCTGTTCCTTCACCAGA ACTTGTTACTACAGATATTCCACAGATAGATAAAGAGCAATTAATTGTGGATTTGACAAAAGAAAGTCCTATTGTTCAGCTAGTACAAGAGTATGAAGAAGATACAAGTCAGTCAACGGTAACCTTGCTGCCCAGTGATGATCAGGAAGAAGAAGCATTGGCATGGTTTGAACTTGAGACAGAGAAGTACTGTTATGACATGGCAACAGTATGTTGTATTTCCACCTTTTCAGAATATCTGTTTAAATGGTGTTCAATTGCAGTAGCCATGCATCGGCAGCGTAGTAAAACTGAAGGTAAACAGGGGCAGGGTTACTCTGCTGATGTTCAGCAGCCACAGGCAGTTCTGACTGAATCTATACATACGTCAATAGATGAGCCTCTGCCTGAGCAATTAGACAGCAAAGTTGAGAGACCGTCTGGATCTGCTGTTGCAGTTGACTTCAGCAGTGTGGTCCATGAGATGAGCAACGAGACCACAGATTCAATTGAACTGGAGCCAAGCCATCCTCAAACTGTCTCTCAATCCCTCCTCTTAGAAGTTACTTCTGAAGTTAAGCCATTGCCAACAACAGATATGGTGTTGGAGCCTGCAAAAGAAGATGCAGACCTGGTAGCACCAAGGGCGACTCCCCAGGTGGATATACCTGAGATCagtgcagaaacagaaaaggctgaGAGCTCTGTTGCAGAGGAAAACTATGTAGCTTCTGAGACCAGTGCGGCCACTGAGGTAAAGGACATGAGCACAAGAGAGACTATTGCTACTCCAGTAATTTTAAAGCCTGCAGAGACTGTTCTGCAGCCTGAATATACAGTGGGCATGTTAGGCAGtgatgctggggaaggaaaggaaagcaccCCAGAAGTGCAGAAACCTGTTTTGCCTCCTGTTGAGTCTTCTGTATCTGCCGAAACAAAGGAGGATGATCAGGCGTCTGAAGAAGCTTTAATGGCAATTCCAGTCACTGGGGGACCACAGAGAACAGCTACAGACTTCTATGCTGAATTGCAGAATTCAACAGATCTAGGCTATGCTAATGGAAATCTTGTTCATGGATCTAATCAAAAGGAGTCCGTCTTCATGCGCCTTAATAATCGCATAAAAGCCCTAGAAGTAAACATGTCTCTCAGCAGCCGTTATTTAGAAGAACTTAGTCAGAG GTACCgaaagcaaatggaagaaatgcagaaggctttcaataaaacaataataaaacttCAGAACACCTCAAGAATAGCAGAAGAGCAG GATCAGCGACAAACAGAAGCAATCCAGCTGTTACAAGCACAGCTCACCAACATGACGCAGCTAGTTTCTAATCTGTCAACAACTGTGGCGGAGTTAAAATGTGAG GTTTCTGATCGGCAGACCTACCTTGTGATTTCACTGGTTCTCTGTGTCATTCTGGGCTTGGTGCTTTGTGTGCAGCGGTGCAGAAGCACTTCTCAGTTCTGTGAAGATTACCTCTCAAAAATTCCCAAAAGTAATCACTACCCTAGCCCCAAAAG GTGTTTTTCCTCGTACGATGATATGAATTTGAAAAGAAGAACTTCTCTTCCACTGGTCAGATCGCAGTCTTTTCAGCTAGCTGGTAAAGAAG TAGATCCAGAGGACCTGTACATTGTAGAACCCCTGAAGTTTTCCCCAGAGAAGAAG AAAAAGCGTTGTAAatacaaaagtgaaaaaatagagACTATTAAGCCAGCAACAGAGCCTCTGCATCCAATAGCCAACGGGGAAATTAAAGGAAGGAAGCCGTTCACAAACCAGAGGGACTTCTCTAACATTGGTGAAGTTTATCACTCTTCGTATAAGGGTCCTCCATCTGAAGGAAGCTCCGAAACGTCATCGCAGTCTGAGGAGTCCTATTTTTGTGGCATTTCAGCATGTACAAGTCTGTGCAATGGACAGACCCAAAAGACAAAAACTGAGAAGAGGGCTATAAAACGAAGACGGTCTAAAGTTTCAGACCAAGGGAAGCTCATAAAAACTTTAATACAGACTAAGTCAGGGTCAATGCCAAGCCTGCATGACATaatcaaaggaaacaaagataTAACAGTGGGAACACTTGGTGTCACGGCAGTTTCTGGACACATCTAA